In the Malania oleifera isolate guangnan ecotype guangnan chromosome 1, ASM2987363v1, whole genome shotgun sequence genome, one interval contains:
- the LOC131166641 gene encoding large ribosomal subunit protein eL34-like isoform X2 produces MVQRLTYRKRHSYATKSNQHRVVKTPGGRLVYQSTKKRASGPKCPVTGKRIQGIPHLRPAEYKRSRLSRNRRTVNRAYGGVLSGGAVRERIIRAFLVEEQKIVKKVLKIHKAKEKQASKS; encoded by the exons ATGGTGCAGCGGCTCACGTATCGCAAGCGGCATAGCTATGCCACCAAATCCAACCAACACAGGGTCGTCAAAACCCCCG GGGGGAGATTGGTGTACCAGAGCACTAAGAAGAGAGCCAGTGGACCGAAGTGCCCTGTTACTGGGAAGAGAATCCAAGGG ATTCCTCATTTGAGACCTGCTGAATATAAGAGGTCTAGATTGTCCAGGAATCGCAGGACTGTGAATCGTGCCTATGGTGGTGTATTGTCTGGAGGTGCTGTGAGGGAGAG GATCATTCGAGCCTTCTTGGTGGAGGAACAAAAAATTGTTAAAAAGGTCTTGAAGATCCACAAGGCAAAGGAAAAGCAAGCCTCAAAGAGCTAA
- the LOC131166641 gene encoding large ribosomal subunit protein eL34-like isoform X1, with protein sequence MVQRLTYRKRHSYATKSNQHRVVKTPGGRLVYQSTKKRASGPKCPVTGKRIQGIPHLRPAEYKRSRLSRNRRTVNRAYGGVLSGGAVRERYVTGTLLMGFCTPCFWLIRMTGLWMCSCCAGSFEPSWWRNKKLLKRS encoded by the exons ATGGTGCAGCGGCTCACGTATCGCAAGCGGCATAGCTATGCCACCAAATCCAACCAACACAGGGTCGTCAAAACCCCCG GGGGGAGATTGGTGTACCAGAGCACTAAGAAGAGAGCCAGTGGACCGAAGTGCCCTGTTACTGGGAAGAGAATCCAAGGG ATTCCTCATTTGAGACCTGCTGAATATAAGAGGTCTAGATTGTCCAGGAATCGCAGGACTGTGAATCGTGCCTATGGTGGTGTATTGTCTGGAGGTGCTGTGAGGGAGAGGTACGTTACTGGAACATTGCTAATGGGTTTCTGCACTCCATGTTTTTGGTTGATTAGAATGACTGGATTATGGATGTGTTCTTGTTGTGCAGGATCATTCGAGCCTTCTTGGTGGAGGAACAAAAAATTGTTAAAAAGGTCTTGA